The proteins below are encoded in one region of Tiliqua scincoides isolate rTilSci1 chromosome 7, rTilSci1.hap2, whole genome shotgun sequence:
- the ZNF800 gene encoding zinc finger protein 800 yields the protein MPLRDKCCQTDHHHHGCCEPVCALEPGDPPLLQQPLYTSKSGIQQIIECFRSGTKQLKHILLKDVDTIFECKLCRSLFRGLPNLITHKKFYCPPSLRMDDNSPDVNDKHSQAISGLLEAVYPRVDKQDYVIRLEPIETNQNAVFQYVSKADSAVESIEINVTPEQAPLEMPEPSTEPPKAFSASSDAETVEIPAAAAKVVMSPEEPTPSSKPEPERVDNSDSGHQLICCLCKKEFHCRRSVRRHIRKVHKKKMEELKKFFEIKKKPNQLSRRGRNKNVLVALGRSCPVCFKSFATKANVRRHFDEVHRGLRRDSITPEIATKPGQPLSLDSSSATKPLKPRKQKSSKPEYNLTTCKCLLCKRKYSSQVILKRHMQIVHKITLPTKNIKREKKPNNAVNREVKVKTEPAESAESPPPIVALLPNEMKGTNNSNEKKNASSVEKKNKVSVERKNKVSVERKNKVSVERKNKVSVEKKNAVSVERKNTIATERKTLPSTEKKSMSSSERKSAPSTERKSVSSTVRKNAPSTQKNKVKKSSENSKSSNQSIAGGPKKPRKPRLSAGFDFRKLYCKLCKRQFTSKQNLTKHIELHTDGNNIYVKFYKCPLCSYETRRKRDVLRHITVVHKKSSRYLCKITASLEMRAIKKPIDCVLKKVTKRGPQRDEGKQNSSKQDVTSNSPSKKYEGIDVGIEVKVTKNFSLHRCNKCGKAFAKKTLLEHHKKTHKANVSHSPEENNKTKARSTRSKALVW from the exons ATGCCTTTAagggacaagtgttgtcagactGACCATCATCACCATGGATGCTGTGAACCAG TGTGTGCACTGGAGCCTGGGGACCCTCCTTTGTTGCAGCAACCTCTTTACACATCAAAATCTGGAATTCAACAAATTATTGAATGTTTTCGGTCAG GAACTAAACAACTTAAACATATTTTGTTAAAAGATGTGGACACCatttttgaatgtaaattgtgccGCAGTCTCTTCAgaggactaccaaatttaataaCCCATAAGAAGTTCTATTGTCCTCCAAGTCTCCGGATGGATGACA ACTCTCCGGATGTAAATGATAAGCACAGTCAAGCCATAAGTGGTCTCTTGGAAGCCGTGTATCCAAGAGTGGACAAACAAGATTATGTCATCCGGCTGGAACCTATAGAAACTAACCAGAATGCTGTGTTTCAATATGTTTCAAAGGCCGATAGTGCCGTTGAGAGCATTGAGATAAATGTCACTCCTGAACAAGCTCCTTTAGAAATGCCAGAACCCAGCACAGAACCACCTAAAGCATTTTCAGCTTCTTCAGATGCAGAAACTGTAGagattcctgctgctgctgctaaagtAGTCATGAGTCCAGAAGAACCAACTCCATCCTCAAAGCCTGAGCCAGAGCGTGTTGATAATTCTGATTCAGGTCATCAGTTAATTTGTTGTCTCTGTAAAAAAGAATTTCATTGCAGGCGCAGTGTTCGTCGGCACATTAGAAAAGTGCacaaaaaaaagatggaagaactAAAGAAATTTTTTGAAATTAAGAAAAAGCCAAATCAGTTATCTAGAAGGGGGCGCAATAAGAATGTTCTTGTAGCACTGGGTAGAAGTTGTCCTGTATGCTTTAAATCATTTGCTACAAAAGCCAATGTCAGGAGGCATTTTGATGAAGTTCATAGGGGTCTGAGAAGGGATTCCATTACTCCTGAAATAGCTACAAAACCTGGGCAACCATTATCCTTGGATTCATCTTCTGCTACAAAACCACTTAAACCCCGAAAACAAAAATCATCAAAGCCTGAGTACAACTTAACTACATGTAAATGTCTCCTGTGCAAGAGGAAATATAGCTCCCAGGTGATACTTAAGAGGCATATGCAGATTGTTCACAAGATAACTCTTCCtacaaaaaatattaaaagagagaaaaagccCAATAATGCAGTAAACAGGGAAGTGAAAGTTAAAACGGAACCAGCGGAATCTGCAGAATCGCCACCTCCCATTGTCGCTCTGCTGCCGAATGAAATGAAGGGCACAAATAATTCAAATGAAAAGAAGAATGCATCGTCTGTTGAGAAAAAGAACAAGGTATctgtggaaaggaagaacaaggtatctgtggaaaggaagaacaaggtatctgtggaaaggaagaacaaggtATCTGTGGAAAAGAAGAATGCGGTATCCGTGGAAAGAAAGAACACAATAGCCACTGAAAGAAAGACTTTACCGTCAACTGAAAAAAAAAGCATGTCATCTTCTGAAAGAAAGAGTGCTCCGTCCACTGAAAGAAAAAGTGTGTCATCCACAGTAAGGAAGAACGCTCCATCCACTCAGAAAAATAAAGTTAAGAAGTCCTCTGAGAACTCCAAGTCCAGCAATCAGTCTATAGCTGGTGGCCCCAAAAAACCCAGGAAGCCCAGACTTTCAGCTGGCTTTGATTTCAGGAAGCTTTACTGCAAACTCTGTAAACGCCAGTTTACCTCTAAGCAGAACTTAACAAAACACATTGAGTTGCACACAGATGGAAACAACATATACGTTAAATTCTACAAGTGTCCTCTCTGCAGTTACGAAACGCGCCGAAAGCGTGATGTCCTAAGACACATAACTGTAGTTCACAAAAAGTCTTCACGCTACCTTTGTAAAATAACTGCAAGTTTAGAAATGCGAGCAATAAAAAAGCCAATTGACTGTGTCCTGAAGAAGGTGACAAAAAGAGGCCCTCAGAGGGATGAAGGAAAACAGAACAGTTCAAAACAGGATGTCACCTCTAACTCCCCGAGCAAGAAGTATGAAGGAATTGATGTTGGGATTGAAGTAAAAGTCACAAAAAATTTTTCTCTGCACAGATGCAATAAATGTGGGAAAGCATTTGCCAAAAAGACTCTTCTAGAACATCATAAGAAAACTCATAAAGCAAATGTGTCACATTCACCtgaagaaaacaataaaaccaaagcCAGAAGTACAAGATCTAAAGCTCTTGTCTGGTGA